Proteins co-encoded in one Campylobacter concisus genomic window:
- the thiC gene encoding phosphomethylpyrimidine synthase ThiC: protein MRDKTQMYYARRGEITQEMSYVARIEGLGENLVMDEVAKGSIIIPSNINHKNLKPMGIGRKLKTKVNANIGNSSLSSDICAELRKLEICLEFGADTVMDLSTDGDLDAIRSAIIEHSSVPVGTVPMYEILKEAKEVTNITNELILEILEKQAKQGVSYFTIHAGFLREFLPLVKKRKMGIVSRGGSLSASYMSKLNRQNPFYEIFDEVLEICAKYDVSLSLGDGLRPGCLYDATDEAQLSELKVLGELTLRAWEKDVQVMIEGPGHVPLNQIEYNMKIEQELCHDAPFYVLGPLVSDIGAGYDHITSAIGGTMAAYHGASMLCYVTQKEHLGLPNENDVREGIVAHKIAAHAADVALGKAGAIEKDHEMSDARYAFDWNKQFELSFDPKKARELHDESLPEDAFKSAHFCSMCGPKFCAYKISKDLEKGEKC, encoded by the coding sequence ATGAGAGATAAGACGCAGATGTATTATGCTAGGCGCGGCGAGATAACGCAAGAGATGAGCTATGTGGCAAGGATCGAAGGGCTTGGTGAAAATTTGGTGATGGATGAGGTTGCAAAAGGTAGCATCATCATCCCATCAAATATAAATCATAAAAATTTAAAGCCAATGGGCATAGGCAGAAAGCTAAAGACAAAGGTTAATGCAAATATCGGCAATTCAAGCTTAAGTAGCGACATTTGCGCTGAGCTTAGAAAGCTTGAAATTTGCCTAGAATTTGGCGCTGATACGGTTATGGATCTAAGTACGGACGGCGATTTGGACGCTATTAGAAGTGCGATCATCGAGCATTCAAGCGTGCCAGTTGGCACAGTGCCTATGTATGAAATTTTAAAAGAGGCAAAAGAGGTTACAAATATCACAAATGAGCTCATTTTAGAGATACTTGAAAAACAAGCAAAGCAAGGAGTTAGTTACTTTACGATACATGCTGGATTTTTGCGTGAGTTTTTGCCACTTGTTAAAAAGCGAAAAATGGGCATAGTAAGCCGTGGTGGCAGTTTAAGCGCAAGCTACATGTCAAAGCTAAATAGACAAAACCCATTTTATGAAATTTTTGATGAAGTTTTAGAAATTTGCGCTAAATATGATGTCTCGCTCTCGCTTGGCGACGGACTTCGCCCAGGCTGCCTTTATGACGCAACAGACGAGGCACAGCTTAGTGAGCTAAAGGTGCTTGGAGAGCTTACGCTTCGTGCGTGGGAAAAAGATGTGCAAGTGATGATTGAGGGCCCTGGTCATGTGCCATTAAATCAAATTGAGTATAATATGAAAATCGAACAAGAGCTCTGTCATGACGCCCCATTTTACGTGCTTGGGCCGCTTGTCTCAGACATAGGTGCAGGATACGATCATATCACGTCAGCGATAGGCGGCACAATGGCAGCATATCACGGCGCTAGCATGCTTTGCTACGTGACACAAAAAGAGCACCTTGGCTTGCCAAATGAAAATGACGTAAGAGAGGGCATCGTAGCTCACAAGATAGCAGCTCATGCCGCAGACGTCGCACTTGGCAAGGCGGGAGCGATAGAAAAGGATCATGAGATGAGTGATGCGAGATATGCGTTTGATTGGAACAAGCAGTTTGAGCTTAGCTTTGATCCAAAAAAGGCTAGAGAACTTCACGATGAAAGCTTGCCAGAAGACGCGTTTAAGAGCGCTCATTTTTGTTCGATGTGCGGACCAAAATTTTGTGCATATAAAATTTCAAAAGATCTAGAAAAAGGAGAAAAATGTTAA
- a CDS encoding Mrp/NBP35 family ATP-binding protein, protein MLNKEEVLNRLKGVIYPGFEKDIVSFGFVKNVEIGDKILIEVEIVSSSPEVANELKTDIKRVMGSNEYVLNLIQPKIPEEKSNTQSGKNIAPQVKNFVMVSSGKGGVGKSTTTLNLAISMAKLGKKVGILDADIYGPNIPRMLGEVNTQPQVVGNKLKPILSHGVEMMSMGVLMEEGMSLIWRGSMIMKAIEQLLKDVLWSELDVLFLDMPPGTGDAQLTLAQSVPVTAGVCVTTPQVVALDDSKRALDMFEKLHIPIAGVIENMSGFICPDNGKEYDIFGKGTTEEVAKAYNTQILAEIPIEPAVRVGGDNGKPVSFYEPNSVTAKRYESAAARLWEVIENINSDGGADNSAIQPVNDGKSACSK, encoded by the coding sequence ATGTTAAATAAAGAAGAGGTCTTAAATAGGCTAAAAGGTGTTATCTATCCCGGTTTTGAAAAAGATATAGTTAGCTTTGGCTTTGTAAAAAATGTAGAAATCGGCGATAAAATTTTAATCGAAGTCGAGATAGTTAGCTCAAGCCCAGAAGTGGCAAATGAGCTAAAAACGGACATCAAACGTGTCATGGGCTCAAATGAGTACGTGCTAAATTTGATCCAGCCAAAGATACCTGAGGAGAAAAGTAACACTCAAAGTGGTAAAAACATCGCGCCTCAAGTTAAAAATTTCGTAATGGTAAGCTCTGGAAAAGGTGGCGTTGGTAAATCAACCACAACGCTAAATTTAGCCATCTCAATGGCAAAACTAGGCAAAAAAGTGGGAATTTTGGACGCTGACATCTACGGACCAAATATCCCAAGAATGCTTGGCGAAGTAAATACTCAGCCACAAGTCGTTGGCAACAAGCTAAAGCCGATACTTAGCCATGGTGTCGAGATGATGAGTATGGGCGTTTTGATGGAAGAGGGCATGAGCCTCATCTGGCGTGGCTCGATGATAATGAAAGCTATCGAGCAGCTACTAAAAGACGTGCTTTGGAGTGAGCTTGATGTCTTGTTTCTTGATATGCCTCCAGGAACGGGCGACGCGCAACTAACTCTAGCTCAAAGCGTGCCAGTAACAGCAGGTGTATGCGTCACAACGCCACAAGTTGTAGCGCTTGACGATAGCAAACGTGCGCTTGATATGTTTGAGAAACTTCATATCCCAATTGCTGGCGTTATCGAAAATATGAGCGGTTTCATCTGCCCAGATAATGGCAAAGAGTACGACATCTTTGGTAAAGGCACTACTGAAGAGGTAGCAAAAGCTTACAACACGCAAATTTTGGCTGAAATCCCTATCGAGCCAGCTGTTCGTGTGGGTGGCGATAATGGTAAGCCAGTTAGCTTTTACGAGCCAAACTCAGTCACTGCAAAACGCTATGAGAGTGCGGCTGCAAGGCTTTGGGAAGTGATAGAAAATATAAATAGTGATGGCGGAGCTGATAACTCAGCGATCCAGCCAGTAAATGACGGCAAGAGTGCTTGCTCGAAGTAA
- a CDS encoding ACT domain-containing protein — protein MKAIVTVVGKDRVGIVAGVSAKLSELGLNIDDISQTILDEFFTMMAVVSSDENKDFTALRAELNELGESLKVKINIQSSAIFDAMHTI, from the coding sequence ATGAAAGCGATCGTAACCGTAGTCGGAAAAGATAGAGTCGGCATCGTTGCTGGCGTCTCAGCAAAGCTTAGTGAGCTAGGGCTAAATATAGATGATATCTCACAGACTATTTTAGATGAGTTTTTTACGATGATGGCAGTGGTTTCAAGTGATGAAAATAAAGACTTTACGGCCTTAAGAGCAGAACTTAACGAGCTTGGAGAGAGCCTAAAGGTAAAGATAAATATCCAAAGTTCTGCTATCTTTGATGCGATGCATACAATCTAA
- a CDS encoding PFL family protein, translating to MDIKNVTETISMIEEQNFDIRTITMGISLLDCIDPDINKVCDKIYAKITTKAKDLVKVGNEISAELGIPIVNKRVSVTPISIIGAATDAKDYVMIAKTLDRAAIEVGIDFIGGFSALVQKGYQKGDEILINSIPQALSQTSKVCASVNVGSTKTGINMSAVRDMGRIIKETAAASEMGCAKLVVFANAVEDNPFMAGAFHGVGEADVVINVGVSGPGVVKRALEKVRGESFDVVAETVKKTAFKITRIGQLVGQMASERLGVKFGIVDLSLAPTPAVGDSVARVLEEMGLEAVGTHGTTAALALLNDAVKKGGVMACNQVGGLSGAFIPVSEDEGMIAAVRAGSLNLEKLEAMTAICSVGLDMIAIPADTPSESIAAMIADEAAIGVINQKTTAVRIIPLGREGDMIEFGGLLGRAPVMKINKASSADFIARGGQIPAPIHSFKN from the coding sequence ATGGACATCAAAAATGTAACCGAAACAATCTCGATGATCGAAGAGCAAAATTTTGACATCAGAACGATCACGATGGGCATTAGTTTGCTTGACTGCATCGATCCTGATATAAACAAAGTTTGCGACAAAATTTATGCAAAAATTACCACTAAAGCCAAAGACCTAGTCAAAGTAGGCAACGAAATTTCTGCTGAGCTAGGCATACCAATCGTCAATAAAAGAGTGAGCGTGACGCCTATCTCTATAATCGGCGCCGCAACGGACGCAAAAGACTACGTAATGATCGCAAAGACGCTTGATAGAGCGGCTATTGAGGTTGGTATTGATTTTATAGGTGGTTTTTCAGCTTTAGTTCAAAAGGGATATCAAAAGGGCGATGAAATTTTGATAAATTCTATCCCACAAGCACTTTCCCAGACTTCAAAAGTATGCGCAAGTGTCAATGTTGGCTCAACGAAAACTGGCATAAATATGAGCGCGGTGCGTGATATGGGACGCATCATAAAAGAGACGGCGGCAGCTTCGGAGATGGGGTGCGCGAAGCTTGTTGTCTTTGCAAACGCAGTCGAGGACAATCCTTTCATGGCTGGTGCATTTCACGGCGTGGGCGAGGCTGATGTGGTGATAAATGTGGGCGTTTCTGGTCCAGGAGTAGTAAAAAGAGCCCTTGAAAAGGTGCGTGGCGAGAGTTTTGACGTAGTGGCTGAGACTGTTAAAAAAACGGCATTTAAGATCACGCGTATCGGCCAGCTAGTTGGCCAGATGGCGAGCGAGCGCCTTGGGGTGAAATTTGGTATCGTTGATCTCTCTCTTGCTCCAACACCTGCCGTGGGCGACTCGGTAGCTCGCGTGCTTGAGGAGATGGGGCTTGAGGCTGTTGGTACGCATGGCACGACAGCGGCACTTGCTCTGCTAAATGACGCTGTCAAAAAAGGTGGTGTCATGGCGTGCAATCAAGTGGGCGGCTTAAGCGGTGCATTTATCCCGGTCTCAGAAGATGAAGGCATGATAGCTGCGGTGCGCGCGGGATCGCTAAATTTAGAAAAGCTTGAAGCGATGACGGCGATATGCTCGGTTGGTCTTGATATGATCGCCATACCTGCGGACACGCCAAGCGAGAGTATAGCTGCGATGATCGCTGATGAGGCGGCTATCGGCGTGATAAATCAAAAAACAACGGCCGTTCGAATTATACCTCTTGGACGTGAGGGCGATATGATCGAGTTTGGAGGCCTTTTAGGAAGAGCACCTGTGATGAAGATAAACAAAGCCTCTAGTGCCGACTTCATCGCTCGTGGCGGACAAATTCCAGCTCCAATTCATAGTTTTAAAAACTAA
- a CDS encoding cytochrome-c oxidase: MKILSLLTALLFGAVCGFANDGKVRSIDIYVTPYYSANAGKVEYVKVYDKIDELLKSGKEEDFKKAEKIVQDAPQMVSPITLFVLSARAYDLGLRDDAVFWFYAAKNRAILLRGVIDMEGEKFTDVVAAIGAFMKLVGDVVNPYAFCDIKKQQEIADKALGWTKKNAYEAMFSPEFSSPHEDRKAALAKGIEKLEARNKKEKDYFLDKDNLANFKAMRKQNGTDEKFCF, translated from the coding sequence ATGAAAATTTTATCACTGCTTACGGCGCTACTTTTTGGAGCGGTATGTGGCTTTGCAAATGATGGCAAAGTAAGAAGTATCGACATCTACGTCACGCCATACTACTCAGCAAATGCTGGCAAGGTGGAGTACGTAAAGGTCTATGACAAGATAGATGAGCTTTTAAAAAGTGGCAAAGAAGAGGACTTTAAAAAGGCTGAAAAGATCGTGCAAGACGCCCCACAAATGGTCTCTCCGATAACTCTTTTTGTCCTTTCAGCTCGCGCATACGATCTTGGACTTCGCGATGATGCGGTATTTTGGTTTTATGCGGCAAAAAATCGCGCGATCTTGCTAAGAGGCGTTATAGACATGGAGGGCGAGAAATTTACTGACGTGGTGGCCGCGATAGGGGCGTTTATGAAGCTTGTTGGCGACGTGGTCAATCCTTATGCATTTTGCGATATCAAAAAGCAACAAGAGATCGCTGATAAAGCGCTTGGATGGACTAAGAAAAATGCCTATGAAGCGATGTTCTCGCCAGAATTTAGCTCGCCTCACGAAGATAGAAAAGCAGCCCTTGCAAAAGGCATAGAAAAGCTAGAAGCCCGCAATAAAAAAGAGAAAGATTACTTTTTAGATAAAGATAATCTTGCTAACTTTAAAGCTATGCGCAAGCAAAATGGCACTGATGAGAAATTTTGCTTCTAA
- a CDS encoding YagU family protein has protein sequence MSNLVTKPRFALAALIGLIAGVVSAFVKWGAEFPLPPRSPMDMFNAACGPESAIRAADAIDCSRNFLNPPYVFLRDYLGVADPNAAIYEFAGHAFNYVMMTHILFSIVFAVAYCVLAEKFPKITIWQGLLVGIIVNIAVHVITLPILGLTPPLWTLPWYEHVSEFVGHMIWFWSIEIIRHDLRARITKEKDPSDYCCCNA, from the coding sequence ATGTCAAATTTAGTAACAAAACCTAGATTTGCTCTGGCTGCGTTAATCGGCCTTATCGCTGGCGTTGTCTCAGCCTTTGTCAAATGGGGAGCGGAATTTCCACTTCCTCCAAGAAGTCCGATGGATATGTTTAACGCTGCTTGCGGACCAGAGAGTGCCATCAGAGCAGCTGATGCGATCGACTGCTCTAGAAATTTCTTAAATCCGCCTTATGTGTTTTTGAGAGATTATTTGGGCGTAGCCGATCCAAATGCCGCTATTTACGAGTTTGCAGGGCATGCGTTTAACTACGTAATGATGACGCATATATTGTTTTCGATCGTTTTTGCGGTTGCTTATTGTGTTTTGGCTGAAAAATTTCCAAAGATTACAATATGGCAAGGCTTACTAGTTGGCATTATTGTAAATATCGCTGTTCACGTGATCACATTACCTATTTTAGGGCTTACTCCACCACTTTGGACACTCCCTTGGTACGAGCATGTATCTGAATTTGTCGGCCACATGATATGGTTCTGGTCGATAGAGATCATCCGTCACGACCTAAGAGCTAGGATAACAAAAGAAAAAGATCCAAGTGATTATTGCTGCTGCAACGCATAA
- a CDS encoding 2,3,4,5-tetrahydropyridine-2,6-carboxylate N-succinyltransferase codes for MSKEFKDANEFKEFFEEFRKKDGYKDPLAFGIARIDRGQKNTDKILQATFAVVNYKESFLSAAAYIYALQKCDVKVDFNGSEFVADLTPKVVKKASKLFSVFEKEISSHKNVQNLHAVKMAFDDDLELNENKFKLVFLFDDAKPLSVEAVYLKLYLISLGKVAPRTIMLDGAFGVLPNVAWTSQNTPIELEWLRENEISLKMFGEYPAIVSVDKFPRFLSHIIPADNTRILDSAKVRMGAAVHPGTVVMPGAAYINFNAGTTGGVMVEGRVSSSVVVGEGSDVGGGASILGVLSGTNGNPVSIGKHCLLGANSVTGIPLGDNCIVDAGIAVLEGTKVYISASEREKLAKLNPEFKFEAEIYKALELGGLNGLHFRQNSQTGQITASASKRAIKLNEALH; via the coding sequence ATGTCTAAAGAGTTTAAAGATGCAAATGAATTTAAGGAATTTTTTGAAGAATTTAGAAAAAAAGATGGCTACAAAGATCCGCTTGCTTTTGGTATCGCTAGGATCGATCGTGGACAAAAAAATACAGACAAAATTTTGCAAGCGACATTCGCTGTTGTAAATTACAAAGAGAGCTTTTTAAGCGCTGCTGCTTATATCTATGCTTTACAAAAATGTGATGTTAAGGTTGATTTTAACGGCTCTGAATTTGTAGCTGATCTTACGCCAAAAGTGGTGAAAAAAGCTAGCAAGCTCTTTAGTGTCTTTGAAAAAGAGATAAGCTCTCATAAAAATGTACAAAATTTACATGCCGTAAAAATGGCATTTGATGACGATCTTGAACTAAATGAGAATAAATTTAAGCTTGTGTTTTTGTTTGATGATGCAAAACCACTTAGCGTGGAAGCTGTTTATCTCAAGCTTTACTTGATCTCACTTGGTAAAGTCGCACCTAGAACGATCATGCTTGATGGAGCTTTTGGTGTGTTACCAAATGTTGCATGGACCAGCCAAAATACGCCAATAGAGCTTGAATGGTTAAGAGAAAATGAAATTTCTCTAAAGATGTTTGGCGAATATCCAGCGATCGTTAGCGTCGATAAATTCCCAAGATTTTTAAGCCATATCATCCCAGCTGATAACACGAGAATTTTAGACTCAGCCAAGGTTCGCATGGGCGCTGCCGTGCATCCTGGCACAGTCGTTATGCCAGGTGCTGCCTACATCAACTTTAACGCAGGTACAACCGGTGGGGTGATGGTTGAAGGCAGAGTCAGCAGCTCTGTCGTAGTGGGCGAGGGCAGTGACGTAGGTGGCGGAGCTAGCATACTTGGCGTGCTAAGTGGCACAAACGGCAACCCTGTAAGCATCGGCAAACACTGCTTGCTTGGCGCAAACTCAGTCACAGGCATACCTCTTGGCGATAACTGCATCGTGGATGCTGGCATAGCAGTGCTTGAGGGCACAAAGGTCTATATATCAGCTAGCGAGCGCGAAAAGTTAGCTAAGCTAAATCCAGAGTTTAAATTTGAAGCTGAAATTTACAAAGCACTTGAGCTTGGCGGGCTAAATGGACTTCATTTTAGACAAAATAGCCAAACAGGTCAGATCACTGCAAGTGCGAGCAAAAGGGCGATCAAGCTAAATGAGGCACTTCATTAA
- a CDS encoding Fic family protein, whose product MHPYDDGNGRITRALAHYFLREDGVKPFSISSII is encoded by the coding sequence ATCCATCCTTATGATGACGGTAATGGACGCATAACAAGGGCTTTGGCGCACTACTTTTTAAGAGAAGATGGTGTTAAGCCATTTTCTATCTCTAGCATTATTTAA
- a CDS encoding DUF4172 domain-containing protein has product MWIRQHPNYPNFSFDKRVIDTLTNKLEQDHKNLKELTSNISRDDLLKVQISALEDEIISSSLIGGERLKRSSIRS; this is encoded by the coding sequence CTGTGGATACGACAACATCCCAACTACCCAAATTTTTCTTTCGACAAAAGAGTAATAGACACCCTTACAAATAAGCTAGAGCAAGACCATAAAAATTTAAAAGAGCTAACAAGCAATATCAGCAGAGACGATCTTTTAAAGGTGCAAATTAGTGCACTTGAAGATGAAATAATAAGTTCATCTCTCATAGGGGGCGAAAGGCTTAAAAGATCAAGCATTCGCTCGTAG
- a CDS encoding gamma-glutamyl phosphate reductase, producing the protein MKFLAILFCSLTFLLAMSYEKKVETRLCNLINQREMAKFYGDIRSIDSFDKKIESYKFRNGIEKFDEDSCRTNGYYPVDPNYAPYPPNYRPYYRNEYERYDRFQRGYRGGYYNDDDYDDGFERGYRRGYKDARRDYRLGR; encoded by the coding sequence ATGAAATTTTTAGCCATTTTATTTTGTTCATTGACTTTTTTGCTTGCTATGAGTTATGAAAAAAAAGTTGAAACTAGACTTTGCAATCTTATAAATCAAAGAGAAATGGCTAAATTTTATGGCGACATAAGAAGCATTGATAGCTTTGATAAAAAAATAGAAAGCTATAAATTTCGTAATGGAATAGAAAAATTCGATGAGGATAGTTGCCGTACAAATGGCTACTATCCTGTTGATCCAAACTATGCGCCATATCCGCCTAACTACCGCCCATACTATCGAAATGAGTACGAAAGATATGATAGATTTCAGCGTGGTTACCGCGGAGGCTACTATAACGATGACGACTATGATGATGGTTTTGAGCGTGGATATAGACGTGGTTATAAGGATGCTAGAAGAGACTATAGGCTAGGTAGATAA
- a CDS encoding peptidoglycan-binding protein has protein sequence MKLSSSLLSVGLGVLLLSGCATGNSNGVTGSAAGSNNNNANTKIEKCSSTLGTLAFYEDQNSDWYSYLTHNYKLTSTIPVLRLLAQQTGCFVIVERGAMMDNMMQERALDRSGELRGGSGFGKGKMVAADYTIRPEIFFSNEDTGGAGALVEALFGSVAGAIAGGFSTKETQTTLVLIENRSGVQLAAAIGSASSTDFFGMGGGAGASLGAGLGVYSRTPEGKTLVNAFLDSMNQLVIALKDYKAQNVKGGLGKGGSLKVGD, from the coding sequence ATGAAGTTAAGTTCATCTTTACTAAGCGTAGGCCTTGGAGTTTTACTTTTAAGCGGTTGTGCAACTGGCAATAGCAACGGTGTAACTGGTAGTGCTGCTGGAAGCAATAACAATAATGCTAACACAAAAATAGAAAAATGCAGTAGCACTCTTGGAACACTTGCGTTTTATGAAGACCAAAATTCTGATTGGTATTCATATTTAACACACAACTACAAGCTCACATCAACTATTCCGGTTTTGCGTCTTCTTGCGCAACAAACTGGTTGTTTTGTTATAGTTGAACGTGGCGCTATGATGGATAATATGATGCAAGAGCGTGCACTTGATAGATCAGGCGAACTACGTGGTGGTTCCGGCTTTGGTAAAGGTAAAATGGTAGCAGCTGATTATACTATTCGCCCTGAAATTTTCTTTAGTAACGAAGATACGGGCGGTGCAGGTGCTCTTGTTGAAGCACTTTTTGGTAGTGTAGCAGGTGCTATAGCTGGTGGTTTTTCAACAAAAGAGACACAAACCACATTGGTTCTTATAGAAAATCGTTCAGGTGTTCAATTAGCAGCAGCTATTGGCTCAGCTTCTAGCACTGACTTCTTTGGCATGGGCGGCGGTGCTGGCGCTTCTCTTGGCGCGGGACTTGGCGTATATTCAAGAACACCTGAGGGAAAAACACTTGTAAATGCTTTCCTTGATTCAATGAATCAATTAGTTATTGCTCTAAAAGATTACAAAGCACAAAATGTAAAAGGCGGTCTTGGCAAAGGCGGAAGTCTAAAAGTAGGAGATTAA
- the glmS gene encoding glutamine--fructose-6-phosphate transaminase (isomerizing) encodes MCGIVGYIGDKEKKEVILSGLKELEYRGYDSAGMAVMSDGKIDFFKAVGKLENLALKTKDFTSEGFGVAIGHTRWATHGKPTEINAHPHLGEHSFVVHNGIIENYKELKDELEAKGVKFVSQTDTEVIVHLFEEILKEKKDPFKAYEATIAKLKGAYATLLITKTAPGKIFFAKDAAPMAIGKSDKKELYFASSDAPLIGNATEVAYLDDNNYGYVSLDEIAVFKHGKKASITFNALPKDKSYAQKEGYTFFMEKEIYEQGAVVSETIMGRVKNHKVTLENLDDEYLKDIDDIVLCACGTSYHAALTASYLFERLAKVRTKVEVASEFRYRKPYLNKNSLFIVISQSGETADTLEALRIAKEAGLRTLAICNVDNSSIVRLADNTLLTRAGIEKGVASTKAFATQIIVLWMLVLQMAAAKDSISKKELDHEIKTLLHIPQILNINNSLQEKLHRLSKHYLHGHGFFFIGRDIFYPLALEGALKLKEISYLHAEGYPSGEMKHGPIALADEKLFTIALMPQNLLYEKTKSNVEELAARDAYILAISPLEFELSDDYVKTSVQDHYMSEFFEMMLVLQLLALEISVRLGNNVDMPRNLAKSVTVE; translated from the coding sequence ATGTGTGGAATCGTAGGATACATCGGAGATAAAGAGAAAAAAGAGGTCATTTTAAGCGGTCTAAAAGAGCTTGAGTATCGCGGATATGACAGTGCTGGTATGGCTGTGATGAGTGATGGCAAGATCGACTTTTTCAAAGCTGTTGGCAAGCTTGAAAATTTAGCCCTAAAGACAAAGGACTTTACATCAGAGGGCTTTGGCGTGGCGATAGGTCACACACGCTGGGCGACGCATGGCAAACCAACTGAGATAAACGCTCACCCGCACCTTGGCGAGCACTCATTTGTCGTTCACAATGGCATCATCGAAAACTACAAAGAGCTTAAAGATGAGCTTGAAGCAAAGGGCGTGAAATTTGTCAGCCAAACCGATACTGAGGTGATCGTGCACCTTTTTGAAGAAATTTTAAAAGAGAAAAAAGATCCATTTAAAGCTTATGAGGCGACTATCGCAAAGCTAAAAGGTGCATACGCTACGCTACTTATTACCAAAACTGCACCTGGTAAGATATTTTTTGCAAAAGATGCCGCTCCTATGGCGATAGGTAAAAGCGATAAAAAAGAGTTATATTTTGCCTCATCTGATGCTCCACTTATCGGCAATGCAACAGAAGTGGCATATCTTGATGATAACAACTACGGCTACGTGAGCTTGGACGAGATTGCCGTTTTTAAACACGGCAAAAAGGCGAGCATAACGTTTAATGCTTTACCAAAAGATAAGAGCTATGCCCAAAAAGAGGGATATACATTTTTCATGGAGAAAGAAATTTACGAGCAAGGTGCGGTCGTATCTGAAACCATCATGGGCAGAGTCAAAAACCACAAAGTTACCCTTGAAAATTTAGACGATGAATATCTAAAAGATATCGATGATATCGTGCTTTGTGCGTGCGGTACGAGCTACCATGCAGCACTAACTGCAAGCTATCTTTTTGAAAGGCTTGCTAAAGTTAGAACAAAGGTCGAAGTGGCAAGCGAATTTAGATATAGAAAGCCTTATCTAAACAAAAACTCACTCTTCATCGTAATCTCACAAAGTGGCGAGACAGCTGACACTCTTGAAGCACTTAGGATAGCTAAAGAAGCTGGGCTTAGAACGCTTGCGATTTGCAATGTCGATAACTCATCTATCGTTAGACTAGCTGACAATACTCTTCTAACTCGTGCTGGTATCGAAAAAGGTGTTGCGAGTACAAAGGCCTTTGCAACGCAGATCATCGTACTTTGGATGCTTGTGCTTCAAATGGCAGCAGCGAAAGATTCTATCAGTAAAAAAGAGCTTGATCACGAGATCAAAACGCTTCTTCACATTCCACAAATTTTAAATATCAATAACTCTCTTCAAGAGAAGCTTCACCGCCTAAGCAAGCACTATTTACACGGTCATGGCTTCTTCTTTATCGGTAGAGATATCTTCTATCCGCTAGCACTTGAAGGTGCGCTAAAGCTTAAAGAAATTTCATATCTTCACGCCGAGGGCTATCCATCAGGTGAGATGAAACACGGCCCTATCGCACTTGCAGATGAGAAACTATTTACCATAGCGCTTATGCCTCAAAATTTACTCTATGAAAAGACAAAGAGCAATGTAGAAGAGCTTGCCGCAAGAGATGCTTACATCCTAGCTATAAGTCCACTTGAGTTTGAGCTAAGCGATGACTACGTAAAAACAAGCGTTCAAGATCACTATATGAGCGAATTTTTTGAGATGATGCTAGTGCTTCAGCTACTTGCACTTGAAATTTCTGTTAGACTTGGCAACAACGTCGATATGCCAAGGAATCTTGCAAAAAGCGTAACTGTTGAGTAA